In the genome of Chloroflexota bacterium, one region contains:
- a CDS encoding trimethylamine methyltransferase family protein, which translates to MPRKGFTRKLRPLQMLTEEQVEAIHRATLDVLRETGIRIESDWALDFLAKNGCKVDREAMRVRFPEGLVEECLRRASSSFRVKAPTPENDIILGGNTVYFTHSSGMQTIDLGTFEPRVPTRAEYADCVKVLDALDTVDFLGAYPYFGYEGIPPAMAIPEGVALKIRYSTKHQMEGCSNDNEVFTIQMAQAVGQEITGIVGSSPPLTWGRDAVNAARRIVEAGFPLTTVDGCMMGGTSPATIAGSVVVSNAAQMAMVVLVQLLNPEHRISVGHFSAPVNMNTGSPAFGQIDSSISNAIFNQMWRHYGVPLSNGSPGYAEAKTLDYQGGYEKGIAGILSALSGAHFILLHLGVSSEISAHPVQAILDDDVAGMIGRFIEGEEVNEGTIALELIEEVGPIPGHYLNKAHTRKWWQREQYVPKSADRLTYPEWLQKGKKGALDYAKERLEKILSVHKPSPLTPNQEEDLERILKEAREFHSKAGR; encoded by the coding sequence GTGCCGAGAAAGGGATTTACCCGGAAACTCAGACCTCTCCAGATGCTGACAGAAGAGCAGGTAGAGGCCATACACAGGGCCACATTAGACGTCCTTCGGGAAACCGGCATTCGGATTGAAAGCGATTGGGCTCTAGATTTCTTGGCAAAGAATGGTTGTAAGGTGGACCGTGAAGCCATGAGGGTGAGATTCCCCGAGGGGCTGGTGGAGGAATGCCTGCGCCGCGCGTCCAGCAGTTTTCGGGTGAAGGCCCCCACACCAGAGAACGACATCATACTGGGTGGAAACACCGTTTACTTTACGCACTCCTCAGGAATGCAAACCATTGATCTGGGCACGTTCGAGCCCCGAGTTCCGACAAGGGCTGAGTACGCTGATTGTGTCAAAGTGCTGGACGCGCTGGATACCGTTGATTTCCTGGGCGCCTATCCATATTTCGGTTACGAGGGCATTCCGCCTGCAATGGCCATTCCCGAGGGCGTTGCTCTCAAGATACGGTATTCCACCAAGCACCAAATGGAGGGATGTTCAAACGACAACGAGGTTTTCACTATACAAATGGCGCAGGCCGTTGGACAGGAAATCACCGGGATAGTTGGCTCTTCCCCGCCATTGACGTGGGGGAGGGACGCAGTGAATGCTGCCCGAAGAATCGTTGAGGCCGGTTTTCCCTTAACCACCGTGGACGGCTGCATGATGGGTGGGACCAGTCCGGCAACGATTGCGGGTTCCGTCGTGGTCAGTAATGCAGCGCAGATGGCGATGGTCGTCTTGGTCCAACTCCTGAATCCCGAGCACAGGATTTCCGTAGGGCATTTCTCTGCGCCGGTGAACATGAACACGGGCTCCCCTGCATTTGGCCAGATAGATTCCTCCATTAGCAATGCAATCTTCAACCAGATGTGGCGGCATTATGGGGTACCCTTGTCAAATGGCAGCCCAGGCTATGCGGAGGCGAAGACGCTGGATTATCAGGGAGGATACGAGAAGGGTATTGCCGGGATTCTTTCCGCGTTGTCTGGGGCGCATTTTATACTGCTTCATCTGGGTGTGTCCAGCGAGATCTCAGCGCATCCTGTGCAGGCCATATTGGATGATGACGTGGCGGGAATGATCGGGCGTTTCATAGAGGGAGAAGAGGTTAATGAGGGGACCATTGCTCTGGAACTGATAGAGGAGGTGGGCCCGATCCCAGGGCATTATCTGAACAAGGCTCATACACGAAAGTGGTGGCAGAGGGAACAGTACGTGCCCAAATCTGCCGACAGGCTGACTTACCCCGAATGGCTCCAGAAGGGCAAGAAGGGTGCCTTGGATTACGCAAAGGAGAGGTTGGAGAAAATACTATCTGTACATAAGCCGAGTCCTTTAACACCAAACCAGGAGGAAGACCTGGAAAGGATACTGAAAGAGGCGAGAGAGTTCCATAGCAAGGCAGGCCGCTAG
- a CDS encoding fructose-bisphosphate aldolase (catalyzes the reversible formation of fructose 1,6-bisphosphate from glycerone phosphate and D-glyceraldehyde 3-phosphate), giving the protein MIGKKRRLQRLLVGTDRRCLLIALDHAAWLGPVKGIDCPAFIVQKVLDGGANALLMGPGFTRAVETVLKPSTGIVLRVSLAPGLALESTQETPLATVETALRMDADAVAVSVFFGRGGETAMMRYLGELIEQCDRFGMPVLAEMMPPAEKAYDAETIAHAARIGFEVGADIVKTNYCGHVESFKQVVKAVPAPILVAGGPSNGEGEDDMLQMVREVVESGAAGVAIGRRVWQSAMPDALVRKISAILFLA; this is encoded by the coding sequence ATGATCGGAAAGAAGAGACGCTTGCAACGGTTGCTGGTAGGGACTGACCGCCGCTGCCTGCTGATTGCGCTGGACCACGCGGCGTGGCTCGGCCCTGTAAAGGGGATTGACTGCCCAGCGTTTATCGTCCAGAAAGTGCTGGACGGCGGCGCGAACGCGCTGCTGATGGGGCCTGGGTTTACCCGCGCGGTGGAGACTGTCCTGAAACCCTCAACGGGCATTGTCTTGCGGGTGAGCCTGGCGCCGGGGCTGGCGCTGGAAAGCACCCAGGAGACGCCACTGGCAACGGTTGAGACCGCACTGCGCATGGATGCAGACGCTGTGGCAGTGTCTGTATTCTTTGGGCGAGGCGGGGAGACGGCCATGATGCGCTACCTGGGCGAGTTGATTGAGCAGTGCGACAGGTTCGGAATGCCCGTGTTGGCGGAGATGATGCCGCCCGCGGAAAAGGCCTACGATGCGGAGACCATCGCCCATGCCGCCAGGATTGGATTTGAGGTCGGCGCGGATATCGTCAAGACTAACTACTGCGGGCATGTAGAGTCCTTCAAGCAGGTGGTGAAAGCGGTACCGGCGCCGATTCTGGTGGCCGGGGGACCTAGCAATGGCGAGGGCGAGGACGACATGCTTCAGATGGTGCGCGAAGTGGTCGAGTCGGGGGCCGCCGGCGTCGCCATCGGGCGGCGGGTGTGGCAATCCGCTATGCCAGACGCGCTGGTGCGGAAAATCAGCGCAATCCTTTTCTTAGCGTAG
- a CDS encoding amidohydrolase → MRDTTECPTEVDILIRNGVVIAMDDARSILYDGAVAVADGRIAAVGPSEELAARYTGRKIIDARHKAVLPGLIDTHHHFLQNFLKGSRDDLTLADWIDRVSSPRIVLAVQDYLAGEYDLEYHTTQLGCVEALKSGITCILNMEWATHPKVIGAYEEAGIRAVHALTLTDVDQWKRPGMILPMDVAMDLADQLIARCQESVGGRVAFQYGLACPNSCSTDLFKEVRALANRNRVGIHVHIAETRFEWDNIHNLFGKTPVRYLYDIGLLGPDVVGAHCIWLSDDDIRILKETGTAVAHNPECNMKVADGVAPIADMLAAGVIVSLGTDSCAVNDNMDMFESMRVAAFLQKVTKMNPAVVSADQVLDMATIGGARALGMEHEIGSLEVEKKADIILVDLSKTHMRPINNIVNNLVYAASAASDVETVIVDGRLVVENHKLLTLDEEETVAQAEEFAFKRFARVGLKTPEYYQIQKVKINPKDHRGQREG, encoded by the coding sequence ATGAGGGATACAACCGAATGTCCAACTGAGGTTGACATTCTCATACGGAACGGCGTCGTGATTGCCATGGACGACGCCCGGAGCATCCTGTACGATGGTGCGGTGGCGGTCGCGGACGGACGCATCGCGGCTGTGGGGCCGTCGGAGGAACTGGCGGCGCGGTACACCGGCAGAAAGATCATTGATGCCCGCCATAAGGCGGTGCTGCCCGGCCTCATTGACACGCATCACCACTTCTTGCAGAACTTCCTCAAGGGCAGCCGGGACGACCTGACGCTGGCCGACTGGATTGACCGCGTGTCCTCGCCCAGGATCGTCCTCGCCGTCCAGGATTACCTGGCTGGCGAGTACGATCTGGAGTACCACACCACGCAGCTCGGCTGCGTGGAGGCGCTGAAATCAGGAATCACTTGCATCCTGAATATGGAGTGGGCCACCCACCCCAAGGTCATTGGGGCGTACGAGGAGGCAGGCATACGTGCCGTGCACGCCCTCACCCTGACCGACGTGGATCAGTGGAAGCGGCCCGGCATGATTCTGCCTATGGATGTGGCGATGGACCTGGCCGATCAATTGATCGCCCGATGCCAGGAGTCAGTGGGAGGACGGGTCGCCTTCCAGTACGGCCTGGCCTGCCCGAACTCGTGCAGCACGGACTTGTTCAAGGAGGTGCGCGCGCTGGCAAACCGCAACCGTGTCGGCATCCATGTCCACATTGCGGAAACGCGCTTTGAGTGGGATAACATCCATAACCTGTTCGGCAAGACCCCCGTGAGGTACCTGTACGACATTGGACTGCTGGGCCCGGACGTCGTCGGCGCGCACTGCATCTGGCTCTCGGACGACGACATTCGGATCCTCAAGGAGACGGGGACAGCGGTGGCACACAACCCGGAGTGCAACATGAAGGTCGCGGATGGGGTTGCGCCCATCGCCGACATGCTGGCCGCGGGGGTGATCGTCTCGCTGGGCACGGACAGTTGCGCTGTCAATGACAATATGGACATGTTTGAGTCCATGCGGGTCGCCGCTTTTCTACAAAAGGTCACGAAGATGAACCCCGCCGTCGTGTCTGCCGACCAGGTTCTGGATATGGCCACTATCGGCGGCGCGAGGGCCTTGGGGATGGAGCACGAGATCGGGTCGCTTGAGGTGGAAAAGAAAGCGGACATCATTCTGGTGGACCTTAGCAAAACGCACATGAGACCCATCAACAACATCGTGAACAATCTGGTCTACGCTGCTAGTGCCGCAAGCGACGTGGAAACAGTGATTGTAGATGGGCGGCTGGTGGTGGAAAACCACAAACTGCTGACCCTGGACGAGGAAGAAACGGTCGCCCAGGCGGAGGAGTTCGCATTCAAGCGATTCGCCCGCGTCGGGCTGAAGACGCCGGAATACTATCAGATACAGAAGGTAAAGATCAACCCCAAAGATCACAGGGGGCAAAGAGAGGGATAG
- a CDS encoding FAD-binding oxidoreductase, translated as MDKKYVLNRLAEIVGLEYVTDEKFVLLTYTQDFGIQPPLWPAPFHDLGMTEQVAEILKLANELKIPVSPRGGGSAQEGGCQSDSGIVLETLRMDKILDIDEDTGTVTVEAGITFVKLMDTLEKKGWKIGIAPSGAIAGTLGAHIARPGVGWGNIKYVTQGDQVIGLKVVLPMGNVVNTGSAGNLNSDSFFRYCLGPDLAGLFIGSEGTFGVITEATLRMYPWPEKIYLERYVGSNLHDAINIFREIALRNLVCYISVPVIKPDMILFDVNVEGDAEEVDHHLERIRSIVRKYPNIRFAGPEGPQKFWERRWFNTGEEFKDGIAGAVNYFLPFAKLEEATYVMREIMEGHGIKKYAQQMFPGPTGSEHVSLMFHHPGDKEEYAKIQKALGEMMDKALAMGGSPYSKGQQWAPYLEKHLSNTGYWRTLQAIKKALDPNHIMNPGVVGL; from the coding sequence ATGGATAAGAAGTACGTTCTGAATCGGCTGGCCGAGATCGTGGGGCTCGAGTACGTCACGGATGAGAAGTTTGTCCTGCTGACATACACCCAGGATTTCGGCATCCAACCCCCTTTGTGGCCTGCGCCCTTCCATGATCTCGGCATGACGGAACAGGTGGCAGAAATTCTCAAACTGGCCAATGAGTTGAAGATCCCCGTGTCACCTAGGGGCGGCGGGTCAGCGCAGGAGGGGGGCTGCCAGTCGGACAGTGGCATTGTCCTAGAGACCCTGCGAATGGACAAGATCCTAGACATCGACGAGGACACGGGCACGGTCACCGTGGAGGCCGGCATCACGTTTGTGAAGTTGATGGACACCCTTGAAAAGAAGGGCTGGAAGATCGGCATCGCCCCGTCAGGGGCCATAGCAGGCACGCTAGGCGCGCACATCGCCCGCCCGGGCGTCGGCTGGGGGAACATCAAGTACGTGACGCAGGGAGATCAGGTCATCGGGTTGAAGGTCGTCCTGCCCATGGGCAATGTCGTGAACACGGGGAGCGCAGGCAACCTGAACTCGGACAGTTTCTTCCGCTACTGCCTGGGCCCCGATCTGGCGGGCCTTTTCATCGGCTCAGAGGGCACTTTTGGAGTCATCACCGAGGCCACGCTGCGAATGTATCCCTGGCCTGAGAAAATCTACCTGGAACGCTACGTCGGGAGTAACCTGCACGACGCCATCAACATCTTCCGCGAGATCGCCCTCCGCAACCTCGTGTGCTACATCTCCGTCCCCGTCATCAAACCAGACATGATTTTGTTTGACGTGAACGTTGAGGGCGACGCCGAGGAAGTGGATCACCATCTGGAAAGAATACGGTCTATCGTCCGAAAATACCCCAACATTCGGTTCGCAGGCCCCGAAGGTCCTCAGAAGTTCTGGGAACGCCGATGGTTCAACACGGGTGAGGAGTTCAAGGATGGCATCGCTGGTGCAGTTAACTACTTTCTCCCGTTTGCGAAACTGGAAGAAGCCACCTACGTCATGCGCGAGATCATGGAAGGGCACGGCATCAAGAAGTACGCACAGCAGATGTTCCCGGGGCCGACGGGTTCCGAGCACGTGAGCCTGATGTTCCATCATCCCGGTGACAAGGAAGAGTACGCCAAAATCCAGAAGGCTTTAGGCGAGATGATGGACAAGGCCCTGGCCATGGGCGGGTCTCCCTATTCCAAGGGGCAGCAGTGGGCCCCCTACCTGGAGAAACATCTGAGCAATACAGGGTACTGGCGGACGTTGCAGGCCATCAAGAAAGCGCTGGATCCAAACCACATTATGAATCCCGGTGTCGTCGGGCTGTAG
- a CDS encoding FGGY family carbohydrate kinase: MSDPLASILTIDVGTSSLKAVLYGRDGRVLDSSTHNYSYRSARPSWAEGHPEGWWNALQVSLADLRSSGFALESVEAVSFSGQMHTAVLLDGDGQVIEPTILWLDRRAGREAEELQRQLGLPPYQLNSTYTLPKLVWLSRHSPNVIAKVRRILWPKDYLRFRLTGVICTDLTEAGGTGLLDWDKRCWAMERLALANLSAEVLPPICPADGDGGSISPDVAPSLGLNPCLKVVIGMGDVAALFGGAPPKPGRAVCSLGSSSMIFAPLREGQRVADPANRLYVYPFGPYPLLGGVSSTTGACLVWAYEKLWGGREEGKSFAECVSAALQVEPGAGGVCFIPYLAGERSPYWSDALRGGFYGVQLAHDWRHLVRAVMEGVAHSLRHLLDIYEEIGAPVDELALAAGGTATPGWAQIIADVCQREVLVYAGRETVTRVLYALCQVHLGRASFQESLLSTFEAPEVVRCRRELAEVYDRAYLRYRAFSAFAWKQARVE, from the coding sequence ATGTCGGATCCCTTAGCAAGCATTCTGACCATCGACGTAGGGACGTCGTCTCTGAAGGCCGTGCTGTACGGGCGTGACGGACGGGTGCTAGACAGCAGCACGCACAACTACTCCTATCGCTCCGCGCGGCCTAGCTGGGCAGAGGGCCACCCCGAGGGATGGTGGAATGCTCTGCAGGTGTCCCTGGCCGACCTGCGGAGCAGCGGGTTCGCTCTGGAGTCGGTGGAGGCTGTCTCGTTCAGCGGGCAAATGCACACTGCCGTGCTGCTAGATGGCGATGGGCAGGTGATCGAGCCCACAATTCTGTGGCTGGACAGGCGAGCGGGCCGCGAGGCAGAGGAGTTGCAGCGGCAACTGGGCTTGCCGCCCTATCAGCTGAACAGTACGTACACCCTGCCGAAATTGGTATGGCTCAGTCGGCACAGTCCCAATGTCATCGCGAAAGTTCGCAGAATCCTCTGGCCCAAGGACTACTTGCGCTTTCGGCTGACCGGCGTGATTTGCACAGACCTCACAGAGGCGGGGGGCACAGGCTTGCTGGACTGGGACAAACGGTGCTGGGCGATGGAGCGGCTGGCGCTGGCGAACCTGAGCGCAGAAGTCCTGCCGCCCATCTGCCCAGCCGATGGGGACGGTGGTTCCATCTCTCCGGATGTGGCCCCCTCGCTGGGCTTGAATCCGTGCCTGAAGGTGGTTATCGGGATGGGGGACGTGGCGGCGCTGTTTGGGGGCGCGCCACCGAAACCCGGCCGGGCTGTCTGTTCGCTGGGCAGTTCGTCCATGATCTTTGCGCCCCTCAGGGAAGGCCAGCGGGTGGCTGACCCGGCCAACAGATTGTATGTGTACCCCTTTGGGCCGTATCCGCTGCTGGGCGGCGTTTCATCAACGACCGGGGCGTGTCTGGTGTGGGCCTATGAGAAGTTGTGGGGCGGGCGTGAGGAGGGCAAGTCCTTTGCAGAGTGCGTAAGCGCAGCGTTGCAGGTCGAGCCTGGCGCTGGGGGAGTATGCTTCATTCCGTACTTGGCCGGGGAGCGAAGCCCCTACTGGAGCGATGCGCTACGGGGTGGCTTCTACGGCGTGCAGCTGGCCCACGACTGGCGCCACCTGGTACGCGCTGTCATGGAGGGCGTGGCCCATAGCCTGCGGCATCTGCTGGATATTTACGAGGAGATAGGCGCTCCGGTTGACGAACTGGCCCTGGCGGCAGGCGGCACAGCCACGCCCGGATGGGCCCAGATTATCGCGGACGTATGCCAGCGTGAAGTGTTGGTCTACGCCGGGCGGGAAACAGTGACGCGAGTTCTATATGCGCTTTGTCAGGTGCACCTGGGCCGTGCTAGTTTTCAAGAGAGCCTGCTGAGCACCTTTGAGGCTCCTGAAGTGGTTCGCTGCCGCCGGGAGCTCGCGGAGGTGTATGATCGAGCGTATCTGCGCTATCGGGCATTTTCGGCTTTTGCGTGGAAACAGGCGCGCGTTGAATGA
- a CDS encoding cobalamin-dependent protein (Presence of a B(12) (cobalamin)-binding domain implies dependence on cobalamin itself, in one of its several forms, or in some unusual lineages, dependence on a cobalamin-like analog.) has translation MVTEILENLKKAVGEYDSDRAAYWARKALEEKIDPILALDALTAAIRLIGDQFGQGELWLPDLIGASEAMSAASAVIEDEIQRTGAKRDSLGTVVIGTVQGDIHNIGKNMVATLLRAAGFQVHDLGVDVKAGAFLEAVRRFDADLLAMSALLTTTAPQQMKAIEALKEQDLRNKVKVMVGGGSITKEFANSIGADGYDPTAPGAVKLARSLVGK, from the coding sequence ATGGTGACCGAAATCTTGGAGAACCTCAAGAAGGCCGTTGGGGAATACGATAGCGACAGGGCGGCATACTGGGCCAGAAAGGCGTTGGAGGAAAAGATAGACCCTATCCTGGCTCTGGATGCCCTGACGGCGGCTATCCGGCTCATCGGCGACCAGTTTGGTCAGGGCGAACTGTGGCTGCCTGACCTTATCGGAGCATCGGAGGCTATGTCGGCTGCTTCTGCAGTGATTGAGGATGAAATCCAGAGAACCGGTGCCAAACGGGACAGTTTGGGCACCGTCGTGATCGGGACGGTTCAAGGCGACATTCACAACATAGGGAAAAACATGGTTGCCACACTGCTTAGGGCGGCCGGGTTTCAAGTGCACGACCTGGGCGTAGACGTCAAGGCCGGGGCATTCCTTGAGGCCGTGCGAAGGTTTGACGCAGACCTCCTGGCCATGTCGGCCCTCTTGACCACAACGGCTCCGCAACAGATGAAAGCGATTGAGGCATTGAAAGAACAGGATTTAAGGAACAAAGTGAAAGTGATGGTCGGTGGGGGAAGCATAACGAAGGAATTCGCGAATAGCATTGGAGCAGACGGATACGACCCCACAGCGCCAGGAGCAGTCAAACTCGCTAGAAGCCTCGTTGGAAAGTAA
- a CDS encoding alcohol dehydrogenase catalytic domain-containing protein, which produces MKVALLNKPGEFILEERECPRLGSTDVLVKVVVCGICGTDIGVFEGEKPVGWKIIFPFQMGHELSGVIEDVGSEVPDLRRGNRVVPDGRVVCGRCHYCRLGMYNLCMNQSYIASGFAEYGVYPYRNLVNVPDGVPLDAAAFTESLACCVNGNNKLKDVPLGGVGVVIGAGPIGLMHTQLLRHRGLDTVVVDVQQTRLEVAKKVGATVTINGREKDVVKEVLAFTDGRGADVVVSAAGQDVSVLDQALAMAAKQGQILYFAAVLQDRMELSLDVIHYKELHLVGSHDCTIGQYEAALALLKAGVVRVEPLISDRFPLDQIQKAFEVARQRRGMKVLVVNS; this is translated from the coding sequence ATGAAAGTCGCCTTACTGAACAAGCCTGGAGAGTTTATCCTGGAGGAGCGGGAATGTCCCAGGTTGGGGTCAACAGACGTGCTGGTCAAAGTCGTCGTGTGCGGCATCTGCGGCACCGACATCGGTGTGTTTGAGGGTGAGAAGCCCGTAGGCTGGAAGATCATCTTCCCGTTCCAGATGGGGCACGAGTTATCGGGTGTGATTGAGGACGTCGGCTCCGAAGTGCCCGACCTGCGCAGGGGCAACCGGGTCGTTCCCGATGGCAGGGTGGTCTGCGGCCGCTGCCACTACTGCCGGCTGGGCATGTACAACTTGTGCATGAACCAGTCGTACATCGCCAGTGGATTCGCAGAATACGGCGTGTACCCATACCGGAATCTGGTGAACGTGCCGGATGGCGTGCCGCTTGACGCTGCGGCTTTCACGGAATCCCTCGCCTGCTGCGTTAATGGCAACAACAAACTGAAAGACGTGCCCCTGGGCGGAGTAGGAGTTGTGATCGGGGCGGGGCCGATTGGACTGATGCATACGCAACTTCTGCGGCACCGGGGACTGGATACGGTGGTCGTGGATGTACAGCAAACCCGTCTGGAGGTGGCCAAGAAAGTAGGAGCCACGGTCACCATCAATGGCCGCGAGAAGGACGTGGTCAAGGAGGTGTTGGCATTCACTGATGGCCGCGGAGCTGACGTGGTGGTGAGTGCGGCCGGCCAGGACGTGTCCGTGCTAGATCAGGCGCTGGCGATGGCAGCCAAGCAGGGGCAAATCCTGTATTTCGCGGCAGTCTTGCAGGATCGTATGGAGTTAAGCCTGGATGTGATCCACTACAAGGAGTTACACCTGGTAGGGAGCCACGATTGCACCATCGGCCAGTACGAGGCGGCCTTGGCGCTGCTGAAAGCCGGGGTTGTCCGAGTGGAGCCACTGATTTCAGATCGCTTCCCGTTAGATCAAATCCAGAAGGCGTTTGAGGTCGCGCGCCAGCGCCGCGGGATGAAAGTGCTAGTCGTCAACTCATAG
- a CDS encoding (Fe-S)-binding protein, which produces MLEKLRYQIYDCSRCGFCRVWGWEGVENVCPTYPYTPGWETQYARGRVRLARATLENEIEITDALLEHAFQCTLCASCQSHCPVGVPLADIFHAWRVDLATAGHSLLIHRRIAENVVTHHNLYGPRGGRWGGEASPARKKASILYFPGCTTIRKARKVVQATGELLGKLGLDFAVLEDDACCGYPLYETGQVETAREAATWAMGHIKEHDPDILLTTCPSCYRVFKMIYPREMGVEHSLEVVHISQFLPPLVAGKMTDLEARVTWHDPCVLGRHLKMYDPPRDLLRAVPGLELVEMYSSRENALCCGAGGGVFSAFDEIAARVAAQRLRQVTECGAELLATSCPACYVNFQRMIGRDKLNVQVKDLVEIINEALP; this is translated from the coding sequence ATGCTAGAGAAACTCAGATATCAAATCTATGATTGTTCCCGTTGCGGCTTCTGCCGCGTGTGGGGGTGGGAAGGCGTTGAGAACGTCTGCCCGACCTACCCCTATACGCCCGGTTGGGAAACCCAATATGCCCGTGGGAGGGTGCGCTTGGCCCGCGCCACGCTGGAGAACGAGATTGAAATCACGGACGCGCTGCTGGAGCATGCTTTTCAGTGCACGCTGTGTGCAAGTTGCCAGTCCCACTGCCCGGTAGGGGTGCCGCTTGCGGACATCTTCCACGCCTGGCGTGTGGATCTGGCGACAGCTGGACATAGCCTTCTGATCCACCGGCGGATTGCCGAGAATGTCGTGACGCACCACAACCTGTACGGGCCCAGAGGAGGACGCTGGGGTGGGGAGGCATCCCCAGCGCGCAAGAAAGCCTCCATTCTCTACTTCCCAGGCTGCACCACGATCCGGAAGGCGCGCAAGGTGGTCCAGGCGACAGGCGAACTCCTCGGCAAATTGGGGCTAGACTTCGCCGTGCTGGAAGACGACGCATGTTGTGGTTACCCGCTTTACGAGACGGGGCAGGTGGAGACGGCCAGAGAAGCCGCGACCTGGGCCATGGGGCACATCAAGGAGCACGACCCAGATATCCTCCTGACCACCTGCCCATCGTGTTACCGGGTGTTCAAGATGATTTACCCGCGGGAGATGGGCGTGGAGCATAGCTTGGAGGTTGTGCACATCAGCCAGTTTCTGCCGCCGCTGGTGGCTGGAAAGATGACAGACCTGGAGGCGCGAGTGACCTGGCATGACCCGTGCGTTCTGGGGCGGCATCTCAAGATGTACGACCCACCGCGAGACTTGCTGCGGGCGGTTCCTGGCCTAGAACTGGTGGAGATGTATTCCAGCCGCGAAAACGCCCTTTGCTGCGGTGCTGGTGGTGGGGTGTTTTCGGCCTTTGACGAGATCGCGGCCCGGGTTGCCGCGCAGCGCCTGAGACAGGTGACTGAGTGCGGCGCAGAACTTCTGGCCACGTCGTGCCCGGCTTGTTACGTCAATTTCCAGCGGATGATTGGCCGGGACAAGCTGAATGTTCAAGTGAAAGACCTGGTAGAAATCATCAATGAGGCGCTCCCATGA